The genomic region ATCACGATCGTGTCTGATAAAAAATGGAATATCAAAAAATATCAATGCATTCAATGGCGTTGGCGCGTCAATCAATTTCCTACCGGCGCCAATGAATATGCCAAAGGTAAAACCGATAACGCGGCCAGCCTGTATATCAGTTATTACGTGAGTTTTATCGGCATACCGCGCAGTATCAAGTATATTTGGAGTAATACACTTCCGGAATGCGAAACTTTCCGAAAAGATGGTACAGGAAAGGCGACGAATGTAGTCGTGGAAAGCGGCACCTCCAAAACCGGCCAATGGATCACGGAAACAATCAATATCTACGAACAATATAAACGCGTATTCGGTGAATATCCGCCGGATGAAGTCGCCGGTATAGCGATACGTACGGATGCCGATGGCACCAATTCGCGTGCGATCGCCGACTACGATGATATTATTGCCATTCCGTATTGCGATGGGCCTTGTAAATAAGGACAGTGAAAAATAAAGAATGTTTAAAATACTTAATAATATCACCCACCGGCGCCCTGTTAACTCCAGCACCGAAGTTCGGATAACCTACAAGTGTACGCAGCGCTGTCGGCAGTGTGTGATTCCTTTCAAAAATACTCATACGATGACGGTGGACGAATTTGCTCACGTCATGGAAAATCTGCGCAGTTACGGAGCCTATGTCGGCTTCATATCGGGCGGGGAGACGACGGTCGTGGATGGTTTGCCGGAGATGCTGCTTGAAGCGCATAAAACTTTTCGTTTTGCGACGACACTTGTGACAGGGCTTTATAATAAATGGGAAAATATAGAGCCGGCTGCACGGATTTGTATGGAAAACGGAATGCATATTCAGACATCGTTTGACGGTTTGGGGGAGATTGGGGATCATTTGCGCGGATGCAAAGATTTCGAAAAAGTGATTTCCGAAAACATGCGCAGAATAAGTGAGTTGAGACGAGATATCCAAAAGAAAAATAAAAAGAAATCTGTACTTTATGCCAATACGGTGATGAGTGATATCAATTTAGATCAGGTCCCCGATATCATCGCGCACGTCAAATCTTTAGGATGGAAATCAACAGTCGGAATGTACCATACATTGACTTTTTCGACACGCTACAATGATGATATGGTTTTGCGTCCTGGCGAACGATTAAATAAAACCATGGCGTTTTTAAAGCAAAATCCCGACGTGATGAATTTAGATGCTTGGATTGACGGCGTCATTCCTTATGTGGAAGATCCGAATTTAAATTGGTGCCCGTTTGTAAAAGCACCGTACTTAGCGACACGCACGACGATCATGGAAAACGGCGATGTGCATCTCTGCAAGGGTAATCCGATAGGAAATGTTTTTCGGCAATCGTTAGGGAAAATTTTCGAAAGTTATGAATACAAACAAAGATTAGATGAATACAGCCGATGCGAAGGTTGCTGGACTACCTGCTATACGCAGCGGTATCTGTCGGTGCGACCCAAGTCAATCAGTGAGGCTGTTTCAAATATTAAAAAAATCAAACGTAATACGACGGTGGAATTATGATACGTTTTACGAAGCGTTTTTATTTCGGTATGCCTTTGTCGCTCGCGGGCATACTGATCGCATTCAATTATATCAGTAACTACCGTACCTATGCCGTTGTTCTTTTCTGGACCGGTATTATAACCGGTATCGTCGGATGTTACCTCATGTTTAAGGGCATCAAATCGAAAAAAATAAAAATCGAACCCTGATACGATTTACGATGTAGGTTCGACGAATCCTTCCGGGCGCGCTGCTGTACCGCTAAAAAGAAACTGCTGAACTTGTTGTTTGAATATTTCATCCGTACGCGGATCCATCAGATTGAGGCGGTATTCATTCATCACCATTTTGAAATGTTCTTCAAACATTTTCCATGCTTGTTTAGACACCTGCTCATATACCCGTTTGCCGATTTCACCCGGGATCGGCGCTTTATCGAGACCTTCGAGTTCCTGATTGAGTTTTATACAGTACACCATGCGTGCCATAGATCATACTCCGAATTGTTGTTGATATATAAACCAAACGCGCTGAAGATAGCGGATTTGATAAAAAAAACAAATACTATCGCACGCTTATGAAATCAGTTTCAACCTATGTAAAAAAAACAACCCGGTGGTATACGCGATACCAAAACGTGATTTCTCCGGTTTCGTTTTTACTCGGATTCGTATGGGATGCTTTTTCTTCCAAACGCATTGATGCCATGGATCAAAATTACCTGCTAATGGGTTATTTGCTCATTGCTGGTATTCTATTGCTGTTATTGCACGCCGTAAAAGCTGAAAAAATCAAAACGGGTTTTTGGGTGACGTATCAAAAGCTTCTTCCCTTGGGTTTTCATTTTTGTTTGGGCAATCTCTACAGCAACCATGTTTATTTTTATTTTCAAAGTGCCGCCGGATTCAAATCATTGGTCTTTATAGCCGGACTCATGGTTCTATTGTTAGCCAATGAGTTTTATAAAGAGCGCATCCATCAGTTTTATCTTCAATTTGTGATGTTTTTTTTGGCGGCATTCTCTTTTTTCATTTTTTTTGTTCCGCTGTTTACTCGTGAATTGGGTTATCGGTCTTTTTTGATCGGAGGATGTATCAGTTTGGCATTTACCATGATGCTAATTTCCGCCGTCGCGCTTATAGCGAGGGCGCGATACCGTAAGCTCTTGATCAAAAGCGCCGGACTGATGATCGTGATCTATGGGGTTATGAATATATTCTATTTCGCCCGGTGGATTCCGCCGGTTCCGCTTGCACTGCGTCATGTGGGTATTTATCACACGATGAAAAAAAAGGACCAACGGTATGAATTGCAATATGAAAAAGCGGAGGCATGGGAGTTTTGGCGCACATCGGGGGATGTGTATCATTGGCAACCCGGTGACACGGTAATTTGTTTTGCAGCGATTTTTGCCCCAACCGAAATTCACACCACGATACATTACCAGTGGGAGCAATATTTAGAAGACCGTAACGCGTGGGTAATGCAGGATCATCAGAGTCATACTTTGCAAGGCGGGCGTGATGCGGGTTATCGTGGCTACTCTCGTAAGGGCGTGATTTCTCCGGGAGCATGGCGCGTCGAAATAACTACGGAGGAAGGACTGTTGATGGGATCTCTCAACTTTCGGGTTGAACAAGTAACAAAAGAATTTGAAAGAAAATTAGAAACCATTGAATGGTAATATCCATTGAATGGTAATATAATATGTTTGTTTCTTAATGAATACGGTTGCCATGATTGAAGTTGAAAATGTGAAACCGATGATTTAACTTGCCACAATTTATTTATTGTATGCATCGTAGTCATCTTAACAATAGGGGTTTTTGTATGAGATTAAAGACGTTTCGTTCATTCAAATTGATTTTATTAAAAGCTTTCTTATTTGGGATCATATGTTGGCCGTTGTATGGTCAAAAAAGCAATGATGTTTTGATTGATTCATTTCAAGTATTGATTGACAAGGAGGGGGTGGTAGAATACTTAAAAATCAGTGACTCAAAAAATTTGGATTATTTTTTATCCCGCTATCAGGCACAACCTCGGCGTATAGCTCTAACTGGAATTGAACTTATCGGTTTATCCCGCGGCTCGAATGCTCATGATCGCATGAATAGGCTGGTGTCCTTCCTTAAAGAGCATGCCGGTAATTTATCTTATTTTGAGATTCGGGGGCCGTTGGAAAGTAAATTTGAGGCAGAGGAAATAAGAAAACTGGTTGGGGTACTCTCAATACTTCCTATTAAGCAGCTTAAGTGGGAGAATATGCCGCAATCTTATTTTAAAGGTAAAGAGTCTGTTTGGAAAGAGTTCCAAATCATGGCGGCGAAAATACCGATAGTATCGCTTGAAAGAACGGAGTTAGATGATGTGCAATCTTTGATAACTCAAACGGTGTGGGACTCAGTACAGGAGTTGAATCTTAACTATACGAACCTCAATTCGAATTTATTTCATCTCATGAATGATTCATGTTTTCCGCATCTCGTGAATTTGAGTACATCCGAAATCAGAGTAACCCCAAAAACCAAGCTTAATCCGAATTTTCCAAAATTGAAAACGTGGACATTAACTCAAATAAAATATGATTTGGATACTTATTGCAGTGATTTTTACAAAGCCTACGAATCTACGATGAGATCATGTTCTAATTTGTTTTTACAGCTTCGATCCGATGGCGGTTTTTTTTCTATGACTAATGATCGCGATGTTATTCCTTTTGTTGTAGCGCGTCGAGATACTTTGCTGTGGCATAATGCCATATCAAAAATTAACCATCTTAATGGGTCAAAACTAGCCAAAACCGGTTATTTTTCGAGGGCTTATAAATTGCAGCGTGGTATGCAAGTGCCGAATACAGGGACATTCGGGTGGATACTTTTGAATGATGATGATATTAAAGCTTTTTTGTCTATACCGGATTTTGGTCTAATCACTGAAATTACATTATCAGGAAAACTTGGAGTATGTGATGCCGAAATTCTGCTAAGTAAAGCGGCGCATATCACAAGGCTTTATATATTAAATGCTGACATCCAGTCAACAGAAATCGAGATACTTCGCCGTTCTTATCCTATGGTTCAGATTATACTTATACAATCTGAATTACTTTCTCCCGAGAATGCTCTGTATAATCCTGGGATGGATTGGTATATGCAGCAACAAATGAAACAATTGATGACTCCCAATATCCCAAATATGCCCAAAATACACCGTTAACAAATAACATTCAGGATATATCAAGCATGAAAAAGAAATTCATATACATGATCTGTGTGCTTGCTGGTTTGTTTCAAAATTTGATTCAAGCTCAAAGTTTAACCTATGATATGCTTGCGATTGAATCGCTTAACGATATGAAAGCTGTTGAGTTAATAACAAACCCCACCATTCTTAGCGTTCGGTATACTGATGGAATGTCACAAGCTCTTGCCGAAAAACTCATCCAGATACCCGGTTATCATGATCAAATTAAGCGTATCGAAATTTTTGAAGCCAATATGGCGTCAGATGCACTTATAACGCTGATCAGCGGTGCGTCTGCGCTTGAAGAATTAGAAATGAGAGTCCTTCATGTTAAGCCTGAAGCAAAAATAAAAAATAATACTCCGCTACCTCGGCAACTACGAGTAATTTCACTTGTTAAATCAGAAGTTCCAACCAATGTTCTATCGTATCTGCTAACAGATAGTTCTAATATACAAGAGCTTACGTTGGTTGATATGAAACTTCAAACTGGGCAATTAATGTTTTTACGAGACAAAGCTTTTGTGAAGAAACTTACTTATATGGATCTCAGTAATAATCCGCTAGGTAGTAGTTTTTTTCGAATCCTTCCCGTCAATGAAAATTCAAACCTCAAAACGTTGAAACTCAATAACTGTGAGTTCACACAGGAATTCAGACTGTCATATCGAAACACGTATGATAAAAATGAACCGGCTTTGAGTTATATGATTGCTCCGTGGCAACCGCATGTCAATTGGGGAGGGCTTTTTTTCTCTAAACTTGAGCACTTAGAGCTGCAATGGGAAGATAAGAAATCGTCTATGAAGTCAGATACGAACGCAATTCGAAAAAAAATCAAACAAGAATCAAGTAGCAATAAAAGTAAGTTTGTGTATTATGTTCCCGAACATCCTGAGATGTACTCATTGTACCTGGATACCAATCTTCAAAAGATTCACTATTTTCGCGGCCCCTTTAGTCGTGAAAAATCAGATGAATTTTTGCGCAACTATTTTAATATTCAATCTCAAAGTCGAGTTCTTCCTGTAAGCTTACATTCGCTGAATACGTTGACCTATTTACTAAGCAAGCCTGATCGCAAACAAACCTTAGAAGAACTCGGATTTGCTGGAGAAGTTTGGAACTATAGCAGTCTGACAACAGTTCTCAATGGTGGACATTTCCCTAAATTACGTAGAGTGATACTTGAGTATACGGCATGCACCGAAATGGAAATCAATCGCATTATTGAAAATTATCCAACACTCGCTTTTGATGTGCATCTGTTTTTTACATCAGAACAAACATCACCTCGTATTTGGCCATATGTAAAGAAAGAAGTACCTAAAAAATGAAAATATAGCATTTGCAAGGGGCCTAAAAAAATCCTTGCGTTCCTATAGTTCGTCGCCTATATTGGCGTCCCTAATTAACTAACGTCCAGGAGGACACAGTGTACGCAGTCGTTGATATCAAAGGTTTTCAGTATAAGTGCGAAGCCGGCAAATCGCTGGTCATTCCGCGCGTAGCTGAAGCGGAGGTTGGCGACAAGATCGTTTTTGAAAACGTTCTTTTAATCTCCGAAAATGGCGCGGCCCAAGTCGGTCAGCCTACCGTAAAAGGTGCAAAAGTCGAAACGACGGTGATTGCGCACGGCAAAGGTGACAAAGTCATCCATTACCGCAAGTATCGCCGTAAAGGCTTCCAGAAAAAGAAAGGCCATCGCCAGCCCTTCACGGAAGTCGAAGTAACCGCTATTACGAAGTAAGGAGAGTTCCATGGCACACAAAAAAGGTCTTGGAAGTACGAAAAACGGCCGCGACAGCCATGGCCAACGCCTCGGTGTGAAGCGCTACGCCGGACAAACGGTTCTCGCCGGTAACATTCTGGTTCGCCAGCGTGGTACCAAATTCCATCCCGGCCGCAATGTCGGTATCGGAAGCGATGATACTCTGTTTGCGCTCATTGACGGCGTCGTGAAGTTTGAACACAAAGACAAAACGCGTTTACGCGTGAGCGTCTATCCGCAGGAAGCCAAAGCCTAAGCCGAGGTACCTGTGCAGAGCTGTATAACGGACAACGTCGTCTTCGGACACGCTGTCCGTTTTTT from bacterium harbors:
- a CDS encoding DUF3047 domain-containing protein produces the protein ITIVSDKKWNIKKYQCIQWRWRVNQFPTGANEYAKGKTDNAASLYISYYVSFIGIPRSIKYIWSNTLPECETFRKDGTGKATNVVVESGTSKTGQWITETINIYEQYKRVFGEYPPDEVAGIAIRTDADGTNSRAIADYDDIIAIPYCDGPCK
- a CDS encoding DUF2914 domain-containing protein yields the protein MKSVSTYVKKTTRWYTRYQNVISPVSFLLGFVWDAFSSKRIDAMDQNYLLMGYLLIAGILLLLLHAVKAEKIKTGFWVTYQKLLPLGFHFCLGNLYSNHVYFYFQSAAGFKSLVFIAGLMVLLLANEFYKERIHQFYLQFVMFFLAAFSFFIFFVPLFTRELGYRSFLIGGCISLAFTMMLISAVALIARARYRKLLIKSAGLMIVIYGVMNIFYFARWIPPVPLALRHVGIYHTMKKKDQRYELQYEKAEAWEFWRTSGDVYHWQPGDTVICFAAIFAPTEIHTTIHYQWEQYLEDRNAWVMQDHQSHTLQGGRDAGYRGYSRKGVISPGAWRVEITTEEGLLMGSLNFRVEQVTKEFERKLETIEW
- the rplU gene encoding 50S ribosomal protein L21, whose translation is MYAVVDIKGFQYKCEAGKSLVIPRVAEAEVGDKIVFENVLLISENGAAQVGQPTVKGAKVETTVIAHGKGDKVIHYRKYRRKGFQKKKGHRQPFTEVEVTAITK
- a CDS encoding radical SAM protein; the protein is MFKILNNITHRRPVNSSTEVRITYKCTQRCRQCVIPFKNTHTMTVDEFAHVMENLRSYGAYVGFISGGETTVVDGLPEMLLEAHKTFRFATTLVTGLYNKWENIEPAARICMENGMHIQTSFDGLGEIGDHLRGCKDFEKVISENMRRISELRRDIQKKNKKKSVLYANTVMSDINLDQVPDIIAHVKSLGWKSTVGMYHTLTFSTRYNDDMVLRPGERLNKTMAFLKQNPDVMNLDAWIDGVIPYVEDPNLNWCPFVKAPYLATRTTIMENGDVHLCKGNPIGNVFRQSLGKIFESYEYKQRLDEYSRCEGCWTTCYTQRYLSVRPKSISEAVSNIKKIKRNTTVEL
- a CDS encoding oxidative damage protection protein, whose amino-acid sequence is MARMVYCIKLNQELEGLDKAPIPGEIGKRVYEQVSKQAWKMFEEHFKMVMNEYRLNLMDPRTDEIFKQQVQQFLFSGTAARPEGFVEPTS
- the rpmA gene encoding 50S ribosomal protein L27, with translation MAHKKGLGSTKNGRDSHGQRLGVKRYAGQTVLAGNILVRQRGTKFHPGRNVGIGSDDTLFALIDGVVKFEHKDKTRLRVSVYPQEAKA